A DNA window from Ficedula albicollis isolate OC2 chromosome 1, FicAlb1.5, whole genome shotgun sequence contains the following coding sequences:
- the QTRT2 gene encoding queuine tRNA-ribosyltransferase subunit QTRTD1 has product PPRLGSLAGLGRSGAGALALPGCLLYTRTGAAPHLTHDTLREVRGVPGVAHIALPALAEIHDVLEEYKEGAAKFMGLQDAVLYCSLHDPVTPCPSGYNTNKMVSLWGSSGRMEMTASKFMDIQRAIQPDWFQCLSDGDTISGETGRKRAKKSVDRSLSFLDICLQLQEKSPELQGSVMFGAIEGGDILEERLRSARETAKRPVGGFLLDGFQGSAMAKEIKLKLIASVTAELPEDKPRIIHGVGKPDEVLECIERGVDIFESFFPFQVTERGCALVFSYDCHPDPEATVLTQNGTQDLEKNGAQEDQEEVSKADPEMTPFEISLKDKKYHDDFGPLLEGCSCYCCQRHTRAYVHHLLVTNELLAGVLLMMHNFQHYFGFFSAIRDALRDSKLDQLKELVFRQALQGPANATLRQ; this is encoded by the exons cccccgcggctgGGCTCGCTGGCGGGGCTGGGCCGCAGCGGAGCCGGCGCGCTGGCGCTGCCCGGCTGCCTGCTGTACACGCGGACCGGCGCGGCGCCGCACCTCACCCACGACACGCTGCGGGAGGTGCGCGGCGTGCCCGGCGTGGCGCACATCGCCCTGCCCGCCCT GGCAGAAATTCATGACGTCCTGGAAGAATATAAAGAAGGAGCTGCGAAATTTATGG GTTTGCAAGATGCTGTGCTCTACTGCTCCCTTCATGACCCAGTCACTCCCTGCCCCTCTGGCTACAACACTAACAAG ATGGTCTCCCTGTGGGGAAGCTCAGGGCGCATGGAGATGACAGCTTCCAAGTTTATGGACATCCAGCGGGCCATCCAGCCAGACTGGTTCCAGTGCCTCTCTGATGGAGACACCATTTCTGGGGAAACTGGCAGAAAAAGGGCCAAGAAGTCTGTGGATAGATCACTTTCCTTCTTGGATATATGCCTTCAGCTGCAAGAAAAATCACCG GAACTACAAGGAAGTGTAATGTTTGGAGCAATTGAAGGTGGAGATATCTTGGAAGAGAGGCTCAGATCAGCCAGGGAGACTGCCAAGCGGCCTGTGGGTGGCTTTCTGCTAGATGGCTTCCAGGGAAGTGCCATGGCCAAGGAGATCAAGTTGAAACTGATAGCTtctgtcacagcagagctgccagaggaTAAACCAAG AATCATTCATGGTGTAGGCAAACCAGATGAGGTGCTTGAGTGCATTGAAAGGGGAGTGGACATTTTTGAGAGCTTCTTTCCCTTCCAAGTGACAGAGCGAGGCTGTGCCTTGGTTTTCAGTTATGACTGCCATCCAGATCCTGAAGCAACAG ttTTAACACAAAATGGGACCCAGGACCTGGAGAAGAATGGTGCTCAAGAAGACCAGGAGGAAGTTTCCAAAGCTGACCCAGAAATGACACCATTTGAGATATCTCTGAAGGATAAAAA ATACCACGATGATTTTGGTCCTTTGCTGGAAGGATGCAGCTGTTACTGCTGTCAGAGGCACACTCGTGCCTATGTCCATCACCTCCTGGTGACCAACGAGCTGCTGGCCGGTGTCCTGCTCATGATGCACAACTTCCAGCACTACTTTGGTTTCTTCAGTGCCATTCGGGATGCCTTGAGGGACAGTAAACTGGATCAGCTCAAGGAGCTTGTCTTCAGGCAGGCGCTGCAAGGCCCGGCAAATGCGACGCTGAGACAGTGA